Proteins from a genomic interval of Thermoflexus sp.:
- a CDS encoding DMT family transporter: MEWQGILAALFSAILLGGAPILAKRAYQAGADPTAVVILRTGLAALALWALYLLHPRWRRYLYIYPVGLLGCLAVGFTNALGSVFYYLGLYRLDAAIAHLIYSMYPILVAAMGRLNGDPIPGLTRLRMLLASLGLVLLLGRLQGVPDLFGVLLVLLSSGFYALHVVLSQRVLYEMPAQTLTLYALTAMAAFTPVAGWVFGSPHPAVPSGAMGPIFAMAAVLMLSRLGMFMGVKRLGGTQTALLTVMEILVTVALAVGWLGERLMPVQWAGASLMILSILLVLRESPRAPLPRWRMPLLPPAD, translated from the coding sequence ATGGAATGGCAGGGGATCCTGGCCGCGTTGTTTTCCGCGATTCTACTGGGTGGGGCGCCGATCCTGGCCAAGCGGGCCTACCAGGCGGGCGCGGATCCCACGGCGGTGGTCATCCTGCGCACCGGGCTGGCCGCCTTGGCCCTCTGGGCGCTCTATTTGCTTCACCCTCGCTGGCGCCGCTATCTGTATATCTATCCGGTCGGTCTGCTGGGCTGTCTGGCGGTGGGCTTCACCAACGCGCTGGGGTCGGTTTTTTACTATCTGGGCCTCTACCGCCTGGACGCGGCTATCGCGCATCTGATCTATTCCATGTATCCCATCCTGGTGGCCGCGATGGGCCGTCTCAACGGCGATCCGATCCCTGGCCTGACCCGTTTGCGGATGCTGCTGGCGAGCCTGGGCCTTGTTCTGCTGTTAGGCCGCCTTCAGGGTGTGCCGGATCTCTTCGGCGTGCTTCTGGTGCTGCTTTCCAGCGGCTTCTACGCGCTCCATGTGGTGCTCAGCCAGCGGGTCCTGTATGAGATGCCGGCTCAGACCCTCACCCTCTACGCCCTGACGGCGATGGCGGCCTTCACGCCGGTGGCCGGATGGGTCTTCGGGAGCCCTCATCCCGCTGTGCCCTCAGGCGCCATGGGGCCGATCTTCGCGATGGCGGCCGTCCTGATGCTCTCGCGGCTGGGGATGTTCATGGGGGTCAAGCGCCTGGGGGGGACCCAGACCGCCCTGCTGACCGTGATGGAGATCCTGGTCACCGTGGCCCTGGCGGTGGGATGGTTGGGAGAGCGCCTGATGCCGGTTCAATGGGCCGGCGCCTCGTTGATGATCCTCAGCATCCTGCTGGTCCTTCGGGAATCCCCTCGCGCGCCCCTCCCGCGCTGGCGCATGCCCCTTCTTCCCCCAGCGGATTAA
- a CDS encoding bacterial transcriptional activator domain-containing protein has product MSPPSSPSKDPHLRRRGDGLAPERPEREYLSALYLSTAEQVAKALAARNAWEEVIPIAQRILERDPYHEAACRLLVQGYWALGQRALAVRTYERFRQRLRRELGVEPTFSLAALRLELPLTPPDPGESSS; this is encoded by the coding sequence ATGAGTCCGCCATCCAGCCCCTCAAAAGATCCCCACCTCCGGCGGCGGGGTGATGGCCTCGCCCCGGAACGTCCAGAGCGGGAGTATCTATCGGCCCTTTACCTGAGCACAGCCGAACAGGTCGCGAAGGCCCTGGCGGCACGGAACGCCTGGGAGGAAGTGATCCCCATCGCGCAGCGGATCCTGGAGCGGGATCCTTACCACGAGGCCGCCTGCAGGCTGCTGGTTCAGGGATACTGGGCCCTCGGACAGCGCGCGCTGGCGGTTCGCACCTATGAGCGCTTCCGGCAGCGCCTGCGCAGGGAGCTGGGGGTCGAGCCGACCTTCTCCCTGGCCGCCCTGCGCCTGGAGCTCCCGCTGACCCCTCCGGATCCGGGCGAATCCTCCTCATAG